A region from the Streptomyces tsukubensis genome encodes:
- a CDS encoding maleylpyruvate isomerase family mycothiol-dependent enzyme, which produces MTVHPSLQTYADAWTHSLEAITELVTPLVEGEWNRVTPCPAWSVRDVVSHVIGLETEFLGDPRPIHTLPRDLYHVKSDFARYMEMQVDVRRHHTAPEMVAELEYVLIRRARQLRNENRAPDARVRAPLGAEMTLEVAMRMRAFDSWVHEQDLRAALGRPGNLDSPGAHITRDVLLEALPKVVAKDAGAPPNSAVVIDVHGPLEFLRTVRVGADGRGSVDGSPSLGPVVTLATDWETYYRLACGRVRPAAVADRVKVDGDQELGAVILREFAVTP; this is translated from the coding sequence GTGACCGTCCATCCCAGCCTCCAGACCTACGCCGATGCCTGGACCCACTCCCTCGAAGCAATAACGGAGCTGGTGACACCACTCGTCGAAGGCGAGTGGAACCGGGTGACGCCCTGCCCCGCCTGGTCCGTCCGGGACGTGGTCTCCCATGTCATCGGGCTGGAGACCGAGTTCCTCGGTGACCCCCGGCCGATCCACACCCTGCCCCGCGATCTCTACCACGTGAAGAGCGACTTCGCGCGGTACATGGAGATGCAGGTGGACGTACGGCGGCATCACACCGCGCCGGAGATGGTGGCCGAGCTGGAGTACGTGCTGATCCGGCGGGCCCGGCAGCTGCGGAACGAGAACCGGGCGCCGGACGCCAGGGTGCGGGCGCCGCTCGGGGCGGAGATGACCCTGGAGGTGGCGATGCGGATGCGGGCCTTCGACTCCTGGGTGCACGAGCAGGATCTGCGCGCCGCGCTGGGCCGGCCCGGCAATCTGGACTCGCCGGGTGCGCACATCACCCGGGACGTGCTGCTGGAGGCCCTGCCGAAGGTGGTCGCCAAGGACGCGGGCGCCCCGCCCAACTCCGCCGTGGTGATCGACGTGCACGGGCCGCTGGAGTTCCTCCGTACGGTCCGGGTCGGCGCGGACGGCCGGGGCTCGGTCGACGGATCGCCTTCGCTGGGCCCCGTGGTCACCCTCGCCACCGACTGGGAGACCTACTACCGGCTGGCATGCGGCCGGGTGCGGCCGGCCGCGGTCGCGGACCGGGTGAAGGTCGACGGGGACCAGGAGCTGGGCGCCGTCATTCTGCGGGAGTTCGCGGTCACACCCTGA
- a CDS encoding ribbon-helix-helix domain-containing protein encodes MEISVSLPERDVAFLDEYAAATSAESRSAVIQIAIGLLRMSLSEDEYAQAWQEWELDEAAEAWSGTSGDGLSGGAR; translated from the coding sequence ATGGAGATCAGCGTCAGCCTCCCTGAAAGAGATGTCGCGTTCCTCGACGAGTACGCGGCAGCGACGTCCGCCGAATCCCGGTCCGCAGTGATCCAGATCGCCATCGGCCTCCTCCGTATGTCCTTGTCGGAGGACGAGTACGCACAGGCGTGGCAGGAGTGGGAGCTGGACGAGGCCGCCGAGGCCTGGTCCGGTACGAGCGGAGACGGCCTTTCCGGCGGAGCACGGTGA
- a CDS encoding NHL domain-containing thioredoxin family protein translates to MATRARVRAPELVGGGGWINTGGRELKLADLRGKIVVLDFWTFCCINCLHVLDELRELEEKHRDTLVIVGVHSPKFVHEADHRAVVDAVERYQVAHPVLDDPELVTWKQYAVRAWPTLVVIDPEGYVVAQHAGEGHAHAIARLVAELEEEHAAKGTLRRGDGPYVAPEPVATDLRFPGKVLVLPSGNLLVSDSTRHQLVELEPDGETVVRRIGGADEFNEPQGLALLPDGRVAVADTVNHRIRAYDPSSGAVETLAGTGKQWWQGSPAEGPALTVDLSSPWDLAWWDGLLWIAMAGTHQLWTYDPEAGTVRRAAGTTNEGLVDGPADEAWFAQPSGLAVAADGERLWIADSETSALRWIGRDGSVHSAVGTGLFDFGHRDGDAAQALFQHPLGVTALPDGSVAVCDTYNHALRRYDPATGQVTTLATELREPSGAVLADGDIVVVESAAHRLTRLRLPEEAVRVAAVAHRTQRAATAVAGGPVVLDVVFEAPNGQKLDTRYGPSTRLLVSATPPELLRSGAGTGTELSRRLEIDPAVGEGVLHVSAMAASCDDDPANEYPACHVHQQDWGVPVRVTADGEARLPLILAGMA, encoded by the coding sequence ATGGCTACTCGTGCACGTGTTCGCGCCCCCGAGCTGGTCGGCGGCGGCGGTTGGATCAACACCGGCGGCAGGGAACTGAAGCTCGCAGACCTCCGCGGCAAGATCGTCGTTCTCGATTTCTGGACCTTCTGCTGCATCAACTGCCTGCATGTCCTCGACGAACTGCGCGAGCTGGAGGAGAAGCACCGCGACACCCTGGTGATCGTCGGGGTGCATTCTCCGAAGTTCGTGCACGAGGCCGACCACCGGGCGGTCGTCGACGCCGTCGAGCGGTACCAGGTGGCGCATCCGGTGCTCGACGATCCGGAGCTGGTGACCTGGAAGCAGTACGCGGTACGGGCCTGGCCGACGCTCGTGGTGATCGACCCCGAGGGGTACGTCGTCGCCCAGCACGCGGGCGAGGGGCATGCGCACGCCATCGCGCGGCTGGTCGCTGAGCTGGAGGAGGAGCACGCGGCCAAGGGGACGCTGCGGCGCGGGGACGGGCCCTATGTGGCGCCCGAGCCCGTCGCGACCGATCTGCGCTTCCCCGGCAAGGTGCTGGTGCTGCCGTCCGGGAATCTGCTGGTCTCCGACTCGACCCGGCACCAGCTGGTGGAGCTGGAGCCCGACGGAGAGACGGTGGTCCGCAGGATCGGCGGGGCGGACGAGTTCAACGAGCCGCAGGGGCTGGCGCTGCTGCCCGACGGGCGGGTCGCCGTCGCAGACACGGTCAACCACCGGATCCGGGCCTACGACCCGTCGAGCGGGGCGGTCGAGACCCTCGCGGGCACCGGGAAGCAGTGGTGGCAGGGGTCTCCCGCCGAAGGGCCCGCCCTGACGGTCGACCTCTCGTCGCCGTGGGATCTGGCCTGGTGGGACGGGCTGCTGTGGATCGCCATGGCCGGGACGCACCAGCTGTGGACGTACGACCCGGAGGCCGGGACGGTCCGCCGGGCCGCGGGCACCACCAACGAGGGCCTGGTCGACGGGCCCGCGGACGAGGCCTGGTTCGCCCAGCCTTCGGGGCTCGCGGTCGCCGCGGACGGGGAGCGGCTGTGGATCGCGGACTCGGAGACCTCGGCGCTGCGGTGGATCGGCCGGGACGGCTCCGTGCACTCCGCGGTCGGCACCGGGCTCTTCGACTTCGGGCACCGGGACGGCGACGCGGCCCAGGCGCTGTTCCAGCATCCGCTGGGGGTGACCGCCCTCCCGGACGGCTCGGTCGCCGTCTGCGACACCTACAACCATGCGCTGCGCCGCTACGACCCGGCGACCGGGCAGGTCACCACGCTCGCCACGGAGCTGCGGGAGCCCTCCGGCGCGGTGCTGGCCGACGGGGACATCGTGGTCGTGGAGTCGGCGGCGCACCGGCTGACCCGGCTGCGGCTGCCGGAGGAGGCGGTACGGGTGGCGGCGGTGGCGCACCGGACGCAGCGCGCGGCCACGGCCGTCGCGGGCGGGCCGGTGGTCCTCGACGTGGTCTTCGAGGCGCCCAACGGGCAGAAGCTGGACACCCGGTACGGCCCGTCGACCCGGCTGCTGGTCTCGGCCACCCCGCCGGAGCTGCTGCGCTCCGGTGCGGGTACGGGCACGGAGCTGTCGCGGCGGCTGGAGATCGACCCGGCGGTCGGGGAGGGCGTGCTGCACGTTTCCGCGATGGCCGCTTCGTGCGACGACGATCCGGCGAACGAGTACCCGGCGTGCCATGTGCACCAGCAGGACTGGGGCGTTCCGGTGCGGGTCACGGCGGACGGGGAGGCCCGGCTGCCGCTGATCCTGGCGGGCATGGCCTGA
- a CDS encoding MmpS family transport accessory protein yields the protein MRRSLRHTTAAVLAAGLVLTLTACSEAEDAVKNKVKDEASKAVDDTLNKEYEVTYEVTGKNVDSIEFANGKGDALNPTLETVNKPQLPWKKTVTLRGVMAPTVIPSALDAGGAADITCKVTHDGKVLVEKKSSGAAAVSPCIAVSPIAANKLP from the coding sequence ATGCGCCGTTCCCTGCGCCACACCACTGCCGCCGTCCTTGCCGCCGGACTCGTCCTGACGCTCACCGCCTGTTCCGAGGCGGAGGACGCCGTCAAGAACAAGGTCAAGGACGAGGCCTCCAAGGCCGTCGACGACACCCTCAACAAGGAGTACGAGGTGACCTACGAGGTCACCGGGAAGAACGTCGACTCCATCGAGTTCGCCAACGGGAAGGGCGACGCGCTCAACCCGACCCTGGAGACGGTCAACAAGCCGCAGCTGCCCTGGAAGAAGACGGTCACGCTGCGCGGCGTCATGGCGCCCACCGTCATCCCCTCCGCCCTCGACGCCGGCGGTGCCGCCGACATCACCTGCAAGGTGACCCACGACGGCAAGGTGCTGGTGGAGAAGAAGAGCAGCGGCGCGGCGGCGGTCAGCCCCTGCATCGCGGTCTCCCCGATCGCCGCGAACAAGCTCCCCTGA
- a CDS encoding M18 family aminopeptidase, with translation MSSSPQSTSSAAGPFGPGHTDEMMSFLAASPSPYHAVANTAEKLEKAGFREVREAEAWDGEAGGRYVIRGGAIIAWFVPEGAAPHTPFRIVGAHTDSPNLRVKPLPDAGSAGWRQIAVELYGGTLLNTWLDRDLGLAGRLTLGDGSERLVNVDRALLRVPQLAVHLDRSVNTEGLKLDKQRHMQPVWGLGEVLEGDLIRFLEEEAGLPDGSVTGWDLMVHPVEPPAYLGRDRELVAGPRMDNLLSVHAGAAALAAVSARGAGLPYIPVLAAFDHEENGSQSDTGAEGPLLGTVLERSVYARGGGYEDRARAFAETVCLSSDTGHAVHPNYPERHDPTHHPRANGGPILKVNVNQRYATDGSGRAVFAAACERAGVPWQTFVSNNAMPCGTTIGPITAARHGIRTVDIGVAILSMHSARELCGAQDPYLLANALVAFLEG, from the coding sequence ATGAGCAGCAGCCCGCAGAGCACCAGCAGCGCGGCCGGGCCCTTCGGCCCCGGTCACACCGACGAGATGATGTCGTTCCTGGCCGCGTCACCCTCGCCGTACCACGCCGTCGCGAACACGGCCGAGAAGCTGGAGAAGGCCGGGTTCCGCGAGGTGCGGGAGGCCGAGGCCTGGGACGGCGAGGCCGGTGGGCGCTATGTGATCCGCGGTGGGGCGATCATCGCCTGGTTCGTGCCCGAGGGCGCCGCGCCGCACACCCCCTTCCGGATCGTCGGCGCGCACACCGACTCGCCCAATCTCCGGGTCAAGCCCCTGCCCGACGCGGGCTCCGCGGGCTGGCGCCAGATCGCCGTCGAGCTGTACGGCGGGACCCTGCTCAACACCTGGCTGGACCGGGACCTCGGGCTCGCCGGGCGGCTGACCCTAGGCGACGGCTCCGAGCGGCTGGTCAACGTCGACCGGGCGCTGCTGCGGGTGCCGCAGCTCGCCGTCCATCTCGACCGCTCGGTCAACACCGAAGGCCTCAAGCTCGACAAGCAGCGGCACATGCAGCCCGTCTGGGGCCTCGGGGAGGTCCTGGAAGGCGATCTGATCCGCTTCCTGGAGGAGGAGGCCGGTCTCCCCGACGGTTCGGTCACCGGCTGGGACCTGATGGTCCACCCCGTCGAGCCCCCCGCCTACCTCGGCCGGGACCGGGAGCTGGTGGCCGGTCCCCGGATGGACAACCTGCTCTCGGTGCACGCGGGCGCGGCCGCGCTCGCCGCCGTATCCGCGCGCGGCGCAGGCCTGCCGTACATCCCGGTCCTCGCCGCCTTCGACCACGAGGAGAACGGCTCCCAGTCCGACACCGGCGCCGAAGGCCCGCTCCTCGGCACCGTGCTGGAACGTTCCGTGTACGCCCGCGGCGGCGGCTACGAGGACCGGGCGCGCGCCTTCGCCGAGACGGTCTGCCTCTCCTCCGACACCGGCCACGCGGTCCACCCCAACTACCCCGAGCGCCACGACCCCACGCACCACCCCAGAGCCAACGGCGGCCCCATCCTCAAGGTCAACGTCAACCAGCGGTACGCCACCGACGGCTCCGGACGGGCCGTGTTCGCGGCGGCCTGCGAGCGGGCGGGCGTGCCGTGGCAGACCTTCGTCTCGAACAACGCGATGCCGTGCGGCACCACCATCGGCCCGATCACGGCCGCCCGGCACGGCATCCGGACCGTCGACATCGGGGTGGCGATCCTCTCCATGCACAGCGCGCGGGAGCTGTGCGGCGCGCAGGACCCGTATCTGCTGGCCAACGCGCTGGTGGCATTCCTGGAAGGCTGA
- a CDS encoding Uma2 family endonuclease, with the protein MTAKAGDHTQHRQPDGSAWPMPPQDGYTVDDYFALDLPPHTEMIDGSLVFVSPQRKFHSLVMFLLELGLRQTIPEHLRVRREMAVILTHKTVPEPDLVVVTAESDGEDELTRYQASDVVLAIEVVSPDSESRDRDTKPLKYAAAGIPHFWLVEMDPRTKRPVVHTHIRSATGHGYEPTGVHRDRLKVDAPFTIDIDLGEYDRL; encoded by the coding sequence ATGACTGCCAAGGCCGGGGACCACACGCAGCACAGGCAGCCCGACGGCTCCGCGTGGCCCATGCCCCCGCAGGACGGCTACACCGTGGACGACTACTTCGCCCTCGATCTCCCGCCTCACACCGAGATGATCGACGGGAGCCTGGTCTTCGTGAGCCCGCAGCGCAAATTCCATTCGCTGGTGATGTTCCTGCTGGAGCTGGGTCTGCGGCAAACCATCCCGGAGCATCTGCGGGTGCGCCGCGAGATGGCGGTGATCCTGACCCACAAGACAGTCCCGGAGCCCGATCTGGTCGTGGTAACGGCCGAGAGTGACGGCGAGGACGAACTGACCCGATACCAGGCATCGGACGTCGTACTCGCCATCGAGGTCGTCTCCCCCGACTCCGAGTCCCGCGACCGCGACACCAAGCCCCTCAAGTACGCCGCCGCCGGCATCCCCCACTTCTGGCTCGTCGAGATGGACCCCCGCACCAAGCGGCCCGTCGTCCACACCCACATCCGCTCCGCCACCGGTCACGGCTATGAACCGACCGGGGTCCACCGCGACCGGCTGAAAGTCGACGCCCCCTTCACCATCGACATTGACCTGGGCGAATACGATCGGCTCTAG
- a CDS encoding acyl-CoA dehydrogenase: MGHYKSNLRDIEFNLFEVLGRDKLYGTGPFAEMDADTARNILEELARLAENDLAASFADADRTPPVFDPATHTAPVPETFKKSYRAFMDSEYWRLGLPEEIGGTTAPRSLIWSYAELLLGANPAIWMYASGPAFAGILYAEGNEAQKKVAALAVEKEWGSTMVLTEPDAGSDVGAGRTKAVRQEDGSWHIEGVKRFITSGEHDMAENIFHYVLARPEGAGPGTKGLSLFLVPKYEFDWETGELGERNGVYATNVEHKMGLKASNTCEMTFGDQHPAKGWLIGDKHDGIRQMFMIIEFARMMVGTKAIATLSSGYLNALEYAKERVQGQDLVNFMDKSAPKVTITHHPDVRRSLMTQKAYAEGMRALVLYTASVQDDIAVKEAAGEDAASLVALNDLLLPIVKGYGSEKSYEQLAQALQIFGGSGYLQEYPLEQYIRDAKIDTLYEGTTAIQGQDYFFRKIVRDQGQALNTLAEEIKKFLALGEGGEELAPARAALTKAAVELEAIVGAMTKDLIATGDDVRNIYKVGLNTTRLLYASGDVVVGYLLLRGAAVAAEKLRSESASAKDVPFYQGKIAAAKFFAANVLPGVSVERALAESVDGSLMDLDEAAF; this comes from the coding sequence ATGGGGCACTACAAGTCGAATCTCCGCGACATCGAGTTCAACCTCTTCGAGGTCCTCGGGCGCGACAAGCTGTACGGCACGGGTCCGTTCGCCGAAATGGACGCCGACACCGCCCGGAACATCCTGGAGGAGCTGGCCAGGCTCGCCGAGAACGACCTGGCCGCGTCGTTCGCCGACGCCGACCGCACCCCTCCGGTCTTCGACCCCGCCACCCACACCGCCCCGGTCCCCGAGACCTTCAAGAAGAGCTACCGCGCCTTCATGGACTCGGAGTACTGGCGGCTCGGCCTGCCCGAGGAGATCGGCGGCACCACCGCGCCCCGCTCCCTGATCTGGTCGTACGCGGAGCTGCTGCTCGGCGCCAACCCCGCGATCTGGATGTACGCATCGGGCCCCGCCTTCGCCGGAATCCTCTACGCCGAGGGCAACGAGGCGCAGAAGAAGGTCGCCGCCCTCGCCGTCGAGAAGGAGTGGGGCTCCACCATGGTCCTCACCGAGCCGGACGCCGGCTCGGACGTGGGCGCCGGCCGGACGAAGGCCGTGCGGCAGGAGGACGGCTCCTGGCACATCGAGGGCGTGAAGCGCTTCATCACCTCGGGCGAGCACGATATGGCGGAGAACATCTTCCACTATGTGCTGGCCCGCCCCGAGGGCGCCGGACCCGGCACCAAGGGCCTCTCCCTCTTCCTCGTACCGAAGTACGAGTTCGACTGGGAGACCGGCGAACTGGGCGAGCGCAACGGCGTCTACGCGACCAACGTCGAGCACAAGATGGGCCTGAAGGCCTCCAACACCTGCGAGATGACGTTCGGCGACCAGCACCCCGCCAAGGGCTGGCTGATCGGCGACAAGCACGACGGCATCCGCCAGATGTTCATGATCATCGAGTTCGCCCGGATGATGGTCGGCACCAAGGCGATCGCCACGCTCTCCAGCGGCTACCTCAACGCCCTGGAGTATGCGAAGGAGCGCGTCCAGGGCCAGGACCTGGTCAACTTCATGGACAAGTCCGCGCCCAAGGTCACCATCACGCACCACCCCGACGTCCGCCGCTCGCTGATGACGCAGAAGGCGTACGCGGAGGGCATGCGCGCCCTCGTCCTCTACACCGCTTCCGTCCAGGACGACATCGCGGTCAAGGAGGCGGCGGGCGAGGACGCCGCGTCCCTGGTCGCCCTCAACGACCTGCTGCTGCCGATCGTCAAGGGCTACGGCTCCGAGAAGTCGTACGAGCAGCTGGCCCAGGCGCTCCAGATCTTCGGCGGCTCCGGCTACCTCCAGGAGTACCCCCTGGAGCAGTACATCCGCGACGCCAAGATCGACACCCTCTACGAGGGCACCACGGCCATCCAGGGCCAGGACTACTTCTTCCGGAAGATCGTCCGCGACCAGGGGCAGGCGCTGAACACGCTGGCCGAGGAGATCAAGAAGTTCCTCGCGCTCGGCGAGGGCGGCGAGGAACTGGCCCCGGCCCGGGCCGCGCTGACCAAGGCGGCCGTCGAACTGGAGGCGATCGTCGGCGCGATGACCAAGGACCTGATCGCCACCGGCGACGACGTCCGGAACATCTACAAGGTCGGCCTCAACACGACGCGGCTGTTGTACGCGTCCGGGGACGTCGTCGTCGGCTATCTGCTGCTGCGCGGCGCGGCGGTCGCGGCCGAGAAGCTCCGGTCGGAGTCGGCGTCCGCGAAGGACGTGCCGTTCTACCAGGGCAAGATCGCCGCCGCGAAGTTCTTCGCCGCCAACGTCCTGCCGGGCGTCTCGGTGGAGCGGGCGCTGGCGGAGTCGGTCGACGGATCGCTGATGGACCTCGACGAGGCCGCCTTCTGA
- a CDS encoding SseB family protein, whose translation MYGYDQSQGAQQQYAPQQPYGAQPHGQPSHGQSVPGQPLYPEPSPPSLADAVRAFTTGSLAAEDFQQIFATSKVYCPRGDNPGFLALHNTQQPVIPMFSSLKELRRYAGKESKYFVITGAEVIDLLPTGYGFVLDMEGQHRMVFDAKAVEQMVDFAMRRMYG comes from the coding sequence ATGTACGGCTATGACCAGAGTCAGGGCGCTCAGCAGCAGTACGCACCCCAGCAGCCCTACGGGGCCCAGCCGCACGGCCAGCCGTCCCACGGGCAGTCCGTGCCGGGCCAGCCGCTCTATCCGGAGCCGTCCCCGCCGTCCCTCGCCGACGCCGTCCGGGCCTTCACCACCGGTTCGCTCGCCGCGGAGGACTTCCAGCAGATCTTCGCCACGTCCAAGGTGTACTGCCCGCGCGGCGACAACCCCGGCTTCCTCGCGCTGCACAACACCCAGCAGCCGGTGATCCCCATGTTCAGCTCGCTGAAGGAGCTGCGGCGGTACGCGGGCAAGGAGTCCAAGTACTTCGTGATCACCGGCGCCGAGGTGATCGACCTGCTGCCGACCGGCTACGGCTTCGTCCTCGATATGGAGGGGCAGCACCGGATGGTCTTTGACGCCAAGGCGGTGGAGCAGATGGTCGACTTTGCGATGCGCCGGATGTACGGCTGA
- a CDS encoding pirin family protein has translation MPAVTVENPLTLPRVAAPADAVARPVLAVSTAPTGFEGEGFPVRRAFAGINYRHLDPFIMMDQMGEVEYAPGEPKGTPWHPHRGFETVTYIIDGIFDHHDSQGGGGTITNGDTQWMTAGSGLLHIEAPPEHLVMSGGLFHGLQLWVNLPAKDKMMAPRYQDIRGGQVQLLTSPDGGALLRIIAGELDGHAGPGITHTPITMIHATLRPGAEITLPWRQDFNGLAYVLAGRGTVGADRRPVHMGQTAVFGEGGSLTVRADEKQDGHTPELEVVLLGGRPIREPMAHYGPFVMNTREELQQAFDDFQKGRLGTVPAVHGMKPSGPSGE, from the coding sequence ATGCCTGCAGTGACCGTCGAGAACCCGCTGACCCTGCCGCGCGTCGCCGCACCCGCCGACGCCGTCGCCCGTCCCGTACTGGCCGTGTCCACGGCCCCCACCGGGTTCGAGGGCGAGGGCTTCCCGGTGCGCCGCGCGTTCGCCGGGATCAACTACCGCCACCTCGACCCGTTCATCATGATGGACCAGATGGGCGAGGTGGAGTACGCGCCGGGCGAGCCCAAGGGCACCCCCTGGCACCCCCACCGGGGCTTCGAAACCGTCACCTACATCATCGACGGGATCTTCGACCACCACGACAGCCAGGGTGGCGGTGGCACCATCACCAACGGCGACACCCAGTGGATGACGGCCGGGTCCGGTCTCCTCCACATCGAGGCGCCGCCGGAGCACCTGGTCATGTCGGGCGGCCTCTTCCACGGCCTCCAGCTGTGGGTGAACCTCCCGGCCAAGGACAAGATGATGGCCCCCCGCTACCAGGACATCCGCGGCGGCCAGGTGCAGCTCCTCACCTCTCCCGACGGTGGCGCGCTGCTCCGGATCATCGCCGGTGAGCTGGACGGACACGCCGGTCCCGGGATCACCCACACCCCGATCACGATGATCCACGCCACCCTGCGGCCGGGCGCCGAGATCACCCTGCCGTGGCGGCAGGACTTCAACGGCCTGGCGTACGTCCTGGCCGGACGGGGCACGGTGGGCGCCGACCGGCGGCCGGTCCACATGGGCCAGACCGCGGTCTTCGGCGAGGGCGGTTCGCTGACCGTCCGCGCCGACGAGAAGCAGGACGGGCACACGCCCGAGCTGGAAGTGGTGCTGCTCGGCGGCCGGCCGATCCGGGAGCCGATGGCGCACTACGGGCCGTTCGTGATGAACACCCGCGAGGAGCTCCAGCAGGCCTTCGACGACTTCCAGAAGGGCCGGCTGGGCACGGTCCCGGCGGTCCACGGAATGAAGCCGTCGGGCCCGTCGGGCGAGTAA
- a CDS encoding AI-2E family transporter produces the protein MHTLLPEPVRRLAAWCAVLLLVAGVGAVGIWLVITFRIAVTPLLLAILGTALLGPLYRRLVRMKVHRSLAAALTCVAVVAAVGGAMYIVVGALIDNGAQIVSSLRSAAKGVTDHFGAAGTDLVDLARNGKELLAKFGGTAASGVISGLSVAGQAIATAVLALLLIFFFLRDSDKAAGFARSVIPGPAGETVEAMGRRAFEAVEGFMRGTTIIALIDALLITIGLLILRVPGAVGLGALVFVGAYIPYLGAFLSGAVAVLVALADRGWVIALWALGVVLAVQVLEGHLLQPMIQSRTVQMHPAVVMLAITAGAGVAGILGMLLAVPVTAAAFGIVGELRTRYGTADEPLPGGPGPAPGA, from the coding sequence GTGCACACCCTCCTGCCCGAACCGGTACGGCGGCTCGCCGCCTGGTGCGCCGTCCTGCTGCTGGTCGCCGGGGTCGGCGCGGTGGGCATCTGGCTGGTCATCACCTTCCGTATTGCCGTCACCCCGCTCCTGCTGGCGATCCTCGGCACGGCCCTGCTCGGCCCGCTCTACCGCAGGCTGGTCCGGATGAAGGTCCACCGGTCCCTCGCCGCCGCGCTGACCTGCGTCGCCGTCGTCGCGGCCGTCGGCGGGGCGATGTACATCGTCGTCGGCGCGCTGATCGACAACGGCGCTCAGATCGTCTCGTCGCTGCGCAGCGCGGCCAAAGGCGTCACCGACCACTTCGGTGCCGCGGGCACCGACCTCGTGGACCTCGCCCGCAACGGCAAGGAACTGCTGGCCAAATTCGGCGGAACGGCCGCGTCCGGGGTGATCAGCGGGCTGAGCGTGGCCGGCCAGGCGATCGCCACCGCCGTGCTCGCCCTGCTGCTGATCTTCTTCTTCCTCCGGGACTCCGACAAGGCCGCCGGATTCGCCCGCTCGGTGATCCCGGGACCGGCCGGGGAGACCGTGGAAGCCATGGGCCGGCGGGCCTTCGAAGCCGTCGAGGGCTTTATGCGCGGGACGACCATCATCGCCCTCATCGACGCCCTGCTGATCACGATCGGACTGCTGATCCTGCGGGTCCCGGGCGCGGTGGGCCTGGGTGCGCTGGTCTTCGTCGGCGCCTATATCCCCTACCTCGGCGCCTTTCTGTCCGGCGCGGTCGCCGTCCTGGTCGCGCTGGCGGACCGCGGCTGGGTGATCGCGCTCTGGGCGCTCGGCGTGGTGCTGGCGGTGCAGGTGCTCGAAGGCCATCTGCTCCAGCCGATGATCCAGAGCCGGACGGTCCAGATGCACCCGGCGGTGGTGATGCTCGCGATCACGGCGGGCGCGGGCGTCGCGGGCATCCTCGGCATGCTGCTGGCGGTGCCGGTGACGGCGGCGGCCTTCGGAATCGTCGGCGAGCTGCGGACCCGGTACGGCACGGCGGACGAGCCCTTGCCGGGCGGGCCCGGGCCCGCGCCCGGGGCCTGA
- a CDS encoding SGNH/GDSL hydrolase family protein — protein sequence MARSRIRLTLLGSAVALTAGALVPAQLVGAQPAAAASYDWVALGDSYTAGVIQAAGDVFEIPRDGCERTDQSYPQVIDRDLSSLIELTNVSCGAATIEDITFRAQEPIGRHLPPFSEDPDYPFPPVPPQSEAVGPGTDVITVGAGGNTLDFGGILSKCLELGSGSGGTDTPCKDELAAGIPAKLTKVGKDYNAMLAKLHEKAPQARILAVGYPTIIPADTSKCRYNDVHQFFSITQGDLDWLRRDVLEPLNKTIEKSVGTQDKADFVDLYASSANHSVCDARKWVEGILDSDDRPALVHPNAGGHRNAADQVTSAILNAISPS from the coding sequence ATGGCACGTTCTCGTATCCGGCTGACCCTGCTGGGCTCGGCCGTGGCGCTCACCGCGGGCGCTCTCGTACCCGCCCAGCTCGTCGGGGCGCAGCCCGCCGCGGCGGCGTCGTACGACTGGGTGGCGCTGGGTGACTCGTACACCGCCGGGGTCATCCAGGCAGCCGGTGATGTCTTCGAGATCCCCCGGGACGGCTGCGAGCGGACCGACCAGTCCTATCCGCAGGTCATCGACCGGGACCTGTCTTCGCTTATCGAGCTGACCAATGTGAGTTGCGGCGCCGCCACCATCGAGGACATCACCTTCCGGGCCCAGGAGCCGATCGGCCGTCATCTGCCGCCCTTCTCCGAGGACCCGGACTACCCCTTCCCGCCGGTGCCGCCCCAGTCCGAAGCGGTCGGGCCCGGCACCGATGTGATCACCGTGGGCGCGGGCGGCAACACCCTCGACTTCGGCGGAATTCTCTCCAAGTGCCTGGAGCTGGGCTCGGGCAGCGGCGGCACGGACACGCCGTGCAAGGACGAGCTGGCCGCCGGTATCCCCGCCAAGTTGACCAAGGTGGGCAAGGACTACAACGCGATGCTCGCCAAGCTCCACGAGAAGGCCCCGCAGGCCAGGATCCTGGCCGTCGGCTACCCCACGATCATCCCCGCGGATACCTCCAAGTGCCGCTACAACGACGTGCACCAGTTCTTCTCCATCACCCAGGGCGATCTGGACTGGCTGCGCCGGGACGTCCTGGAGCCCCTGAACAAGACCATCGAGAAGTCGGTCGGCACCCAGGACAAGGCCGACTTCGTCGACCTCTACGCATCCTCCGCGAACCACAGCGTCTGCGATGCCCGCAAGTGGGTCGAGGGCATCCTCGACAGCGACGACCGGCCCGCCCTGGTGCACCCCAACGCCGGGGGCCACCGCAACGCCGCCGACCAGGTGACCTCGGCGATCCTGAACGCCATCAGCCCGAGCTGA